Genomic DNA from Catellatospora sp. TT07R-123:
ACGCAGCGCCTCGACCGGGCCCAGCACCTCGGGGATGACGTCGCCGGCCCGGCGGATCACCACGGTGTCGCCGATGAGCACGCCCTTGCGCACGACCTCCTGCTGGTTGTGCAGGGTCGCGCTGGCGACGGTCACGCCGCCGACGTAGACCGGCTCCAGCACCGCGTACGGCGTGACGCGGCCGGTGCGGCCCACGTTCACCTCGATCGCCAGGAGCTTGGTGTTGACCTCCTCCGGCGGGTACTTGTACGCGATCGCCCAGCGCGGGGCGCGGCTGGTGGCACCGAGCTTGGCCTGCACCGAGGTGTCGTCGATCTTCACCACGACGCCGTCGATGTCGTGCTCCAGCTTGTGCCGCTGCTCGGCGTAGTTCGCGATGTATTCGCGCACCCCGTCCAGCGAGTCGACCACCTTCCAGCGCTCGCTGGTCGGCAGCCCCCATGCCTTGAGCTGCTCGTAGGCGTCGGACTGGGCGGTGGGTTCGAAGCCGGTGCGCGCGCCGATGCCGTGCACGATCAGCTTGAGCGCCCGGCGGCCGGTGACCGACGCGTCCTTCTGGCGCAGCGAGCCCGCGGCGGCGTTGCGCGGGTTGACGTAGGTCCGGTCGCCCGCCTCGACCTGCGCCTCGTTGAGCGCCTTGAACGCCTCGGCCGGGAAGTAGATCTCACCCCGGACCTCGACGAGGTCCGGCGGGTTGTCCCCGGCGAGCTGGTGCGGGATGCCCTTGATCCGGCGCACGTTGGCGGTGACGTCCTCGCCCGTGCGGCCGTCGCCGCGGGTGGCGCCCCGGGTCAGCCGGCCCTTCTCGTACGTGAGGTTCACCGCCAGGCCGTCGATCTTCAGCTCGCACAGGTAGCGGACCGGCACCCCGGCGTCGCGCTCGGCCCGGGTCGCCCAGGCCGCGAGCTGCTCGTCGTTGAACGCGTTGTCGAGGCTCAGCATCCGCTCGGCGTGGTCGACGCTGGGGAAGCCCAGCCACTGGCCGGCCCCGACCCGCTGGGTCGGCGAGTCCTGCGACACCAGCTCCGGGTGCTCGGCCTCCAGCGCCTCCAGCTCGTGCATGAGCTTGTCGTAGGCGGCGTCGGACAGCGTCGGGGCGTCGTCGACGTAGTAGCGGTGCTGCGCGTCGTTGATCTGCGCCACGAGCTCCGCGTAGCGCGTCTTCACCTGGTCGGTCACCTCACTGCTCACCCGAGCACGGTAACCGCCCACCCCGACAGGATCACGCGTAGGCCCGCCGACCGGCCCGGACGCCCCGGGTTCAGTCCCAGGCGGTGCCGAGCAGGTCGAGCTGGTCGGCGTACTCGATGCGCTCGGCCCAGGCCGCGGGCCAGATCGCCATGCCCCCGGCCGCGCCCAGGAACGCCCCGGCCAGGCAGGCGATCGAGTCCGAGTCGCCGTTGGTCGCCGCGGCCCGGCCCAGCGCCGCCACCGGGTCGTCGGGGTGGCGCAGCGCCGCGAGCAGGCCCGTGGCCAGCGCCTCCTCGGCCACCCAGCCCTCACCGGTGAGCACGGACACGTCACCGCCGTCGTCGCGGCGCCCCGCGTGCCGGATCAGCGTCTCCAGCGCCGCCGCGCACTCGTCCCAGCCGCGCGCCGCGAAGTCCTCCGGCGTGGTCGCCCCGGGCCGCTCCCACAGGTCGCCCAGCCAGTCCCACCGGTAGTCGGTGCGCTGGTCGGCGCAGTGGTCGCGCAGAACCTCGGGCAGGTCGGCCAGCGGCGTGCCGTCGCGCAGCAGGCGCACCGCCAGCGCGGTCAGTTCGGCGGCGGCCAGCGCGGTGGGGTGCCCGTGGGTCATGCCCGCCTGAAGCTGCGCGACGCCGCCGAGCGTGTCGAGGTCGTACGACCCGATCAGGCCGACCGGGGTGACCCGCATGTTCGCCCCGCAGCCCTTGGACCCGGCCACGGTCGCCCGCTGCCACGGGCCGCCCTCGAACAGGTTCGCGCACGCGGTGAGGCAGGTCATCCCGGGAGCGCGGTTGTTGTCCGGGCTCTTCGCCCAGGTCAGGAAGCGCTCGCGCAGCAGCGGCTCCAGCTCCTCGGGGCTGGGCTCGACGGCGTCGTGCAGCGCCCAGGCCACGGCCAGCGCCATCTGGGTGTCGTCGGTGACCAGCGCCGGGTCGGGCAGCTGGCGCGGGCCGCCGGGGCCGTGCTCGCGCACGATCTGGGCGTACGTGCGGAACTCGGTGGGCTTGCCCAGCGCGTCCCCGTACGCCAATCCGAACAATGACCCGCTCGCCGCCCGCACCCGATCCACGCGCCGCATCCTCCCATCCACCCGCAACCCGCGCATCCTCTGCGCGTACCGCCCCGCTCACGTGGCCGAAGCGGGGCGGTCGCCGAGCGGTCGCCGGGCGTTCAGCCGAGGCTGCCGTACAGGTCGCGCAGGTCGCCGGAGAGCGCCGCCTTGACCATGCGGCTCCGGTCGTCGCCGAGCACCTCGGGCTCCCCCGCCTCCACGGCGTCGAGCACCTGCGCGGCGAGCTTGTCGGGCGCGACCTTCGGGCCGTCGACGTGGGCCGCCATCTCGGTGTCCAGGTAGCCCACGTGCACGGCGGTCACGGTCGTGCCCTGCTCGGCCAGCGACATGCGCTGCGCGTTGGTGGCCGCCCAGGCGGCCGACTTGGCCGCCGAGTAGCCGCCGGTGGTCGGCAGCGCGAGCCAGGACAGCACCGACAGCATGTTGACCACGGCGCCGCCGCCGTTGGCGGCCAGGACCGGGGCGAAGAGGCGCGTGACGCGTACCGGGCCGAAGAAGTTGGTCTCCATCTCCCGCCGCAGGCCCTCCTCGTCGCCGAGCACGCTCGCGCCGGTCGCGATGCCCGCGTTGTTGATCAGCAGGTCGACGTCGGCGGCGGCGCGGGCGGCCGCGGCGACCGACTCCGGGTCGGTGATGTCGAGCGCCAGCGGGGTGACCCGCGGGTCGGTGACGGTGCTGACGTCGCGGGCGGTGGCGTACACCTTCGCGGCGCCGCGCGCCAGCAGTTCCTCGACGAACGCCTTGCCGAGCCCGCGGTTGGCTCCGGTGACCAGCGCGGTCGCGCCTTCGATCCTCATGACTTCCTCCTGGGTGAGTGCCCTACACCCGGCAGCAACACTATATGTTTCGTATAGCTTCCATGTTTCGTCGATTCCGGTCTGAGATACGAGTCATATAGCGACGGCTACCCGAAAGGTAGGCTGGAACGCATGGCCAAACGGCTCTACGGGCAGCTCTGCCCGGTCGCCCGCTCGCTGGACGTGCTCGGCGAGCGGTGGACTCTCCTCATCGTGCGCGAGCTGCTGCTCGGGCCGCACCGGTTCAAGGAACTGCTGGCGGTGCTGCCCGCGATGGGCACCAACCGGCTGTCCGAGCGGCTCCAGGCGCTGGAGCAGGCCGGGGTGGTCGTGCGGCGGCCCGTGCCGGGCGCGGCCGAGCTTCGGGCGTACGAGCTGACGCCAGCCGGCGAGGCCCTGCGCCCGATCCTGATGCAGCTCGCCGCCTGGGGCAGCACCCTGCCGGCGGACGACGACGCCGACCCCGGCACCGCCCGCGCCGACCTCATCGCGCTCTACCTCGCCGGCACCCGCCCCGCCGCCCCCGTCGGTCCCCCGGCCACGTGGCAGCTGCGGGTCGGCGGGCAGACCTTCCACGTGCGGGCCGAGGGCACCGAGGTACGGGTACGCACCGGAACCGCACCTACGCCGACCGACGCTGACGTCGAGACCGATCTGCCGACCTTCCAGCAGCTCGTCACCGGCGACCTGGCCGTAGCCGAGGCGCTCGCCCGGGGTTCGGTCGACCTGCGCGGCGATCGGCAGGACCTGCACCGCCTGATCGCGCTACTGCACCGACCGGCACCGAACGGCACCCCCTAGTCCCAGCCGCAGGCGGTCCGCGCCACCGATTCGTGCAGTTTCGGGGAAACTGCACGAATCTTGGCCCGGATTCCTGCACTTTCCCCGAAACTGCACGATCGCCCCGCCCGAAGGAGGGGGTGACCGGTCACTGCTCGGTGAGGCGGTGGGCGGCGTCGCGGCAGGCTTTGAGGACGGACTGGGCGTAGGCGGGGGTCGCGCCCGCCAGGCCGCAGGCGGGGGTGACCACGACGCGGGCGGCGAGCAGCTCTTCGGCGAAGCCGAGGTCGCGCCAGAGCCGCCGCAGGCGGTCGGCCAGCGCGGCCGCGTCGGGGAGGCGCCCGCTCGCCGGGGCCGTCGTCCGGGCCACGCCCGTGAACAGCCCGAGTCCCGCGTCGACCGCCTCGCCGAGGGAGTCCAGCTTCGCGCGGTCGCCGCCGAGCTGGTCCAGGTCGAAGGCGAGCGCGGCGGCACCGGCCTCGCGCAGCAGGTCCAGCGGCGCGTCGGGGGCGCAGCAGTGCACGATCACCGGTACGCCCGCCGCGGAGATCACCGACGTGAGCGTCTCGCGGATCACGGATCGCGGCACCGAGCGGTACGTGTGCAGCGTGCTCGCGGTCCGCACCCGCCCGGCCAGCACCGCGGGCAGTGACGGCTCGTCGAGCTGGAGCAGCACCGTCGCCCCGGGCACCCGCCGCCGGACGTCGGCGACGTGCGCCTTCAGGCCCTCGGCCAGCGACTCCGCCAGATCCCGGGCCGCACCGTGGTCGGACAGCATCGCCTCGCCGAGCGGCAGCTCGATGTTCGAGGCCAGCGTCCACGGCCCGGCCGCCTGGACCTTGAGCGTCCCGGTGTATCCCTCAGCCTGCTCGGTGAGCTGGTCGAGATCGCGTTCCAGCAGGTCGTACGACCGGCGCAGCTCGCGTCCGGCGCTCGCCGCGACCCGCCACCGCCCGGTGTACAGCTCGATGGGCAGGCCGACCAGGAACGCCGCGCCCCGGCCGATCATGTCGGCACCCGGGCCGCGCCCGGGCAGCTCCGGCAGGTACGCCAGCTCGGGCAACTCGCCGAGGGTGAACTTGACCGCCTCCGCGATGTCGGTGCCCGGCAGGGACCCGATCCCGGTGGCCGAACCCGCGGACCACAACGGCTTTTCTGCCTCACTCATGGCCGAACCCTACGGCGTCGCGGCGTGAAGGTCCGCGCAGCCGGTGGTCTGGTCATGACGCGCCGGTGATGGTCGCGCTGCCCAGCACGACGTCCCCGGCCGGGTCCGGCCGGTATGCCACCACGGCCTGACCGGCCGCGATACCGCGCTCCGGGCGCCGCAGCCGCGCGCTCAGCGCGCCGCCGTCGAGCTCCACCACCGCGGGGGCGGGCCGCCCGTGCGCGCGCAGCTGCACCTCGCACTCGATCGGTCCGACCGGGGGCGGGCCAGCCGTCCACACGGCCCGCGCACCGTCCACCTGCGAAACCTCCAGCGCCTCGGCGGGGCCGACGGTGACCGTGTTGGTCACCGGCGTGATCGACAGCACGTAGCGCGGCTTGCCGTCGGAGGCGGGCCGGCCCAGGGCCAGCCCCTTGCGCTGCCCGACCGTGTACGCGTAAGCCCCGTCGTGGCGGCCGAGCACCTCGCCGCTGGCGGCGTCGACGATGTCACCGGGCTCGCTGCCCAGGTGCTTGCGCAGGAAGCCCTGCGTGTCGCCGTCGGCGATGAAGCAGATGTCGTGCGAGTCGGGCTTGTCGGCCACGGCCAGGCCCCGGTCGTGCGCCTCGGCGCGCACCTGCTCCTTGGTGGAGTCGCCCAGCGGGAAGATCGAGTGGTCGAGCTGCGCGCGGTTGAGCACCGCCAGCACGTACGACTGGTCCTTGGCGAGGTCGACGCTGCGGCGCAGCAGGCCGTCGGCGCCCAGCCGGGCGTGGTGCCCGGTGACCACCGCGTCGAAGCCCAGGGCCAGCGCGCGGTCCAGCACGGCGGCGAACTTGATCTTCTCGTTGCAGCGCAGGCACGGATTGGGCGTACGGCCCGCCGCGTACTCGGCGACGAAGTCCTCGACCACGTCCTCGTGGAACCGGTCGGCCATGTCCCAGACGTAGAACGGGATGCCGATCACGTCGGCGGCGCGGCGCGCGTCCCGGGAGTCCTCCAGGGTGCAGCAGCCGCGCGCCCCGGTCCGGTGCGCCGCGGCGTTCTTGGACAGCGCCAGGTGCACCCCGGTCACGTCGTATCCGGCCGCCACCGCCCGGGCAGCAGCCACCGCCGAATCCACTCCACCCGACATAGCCGCCAGCACCCGCACGTCGAACAGCCTACCCGCCCACCCGAACCCCTTTCCGGCCGCCGACGACGCGGTGATCGGCGGTTGCGGCCAAAACCCGCCGCGAGCCCTCACGCACTGACCGCAGCTTGCGATCAATGCCCAAGATCACGCCGCTCGGCTAGCGGGAGGTGGGGGCGGCGCGGCGGGCGCGGTCGACGGCGGCGGGCAGGGCCGCCAGGAGGCGGTCGATGTCGTCGCGGGTGCTGGTGTGGCCCAGGGTGAAGCGCAGCGAGCTGCGGGCCGACAGCGGGTCGGCGCCCATCGCCAGCAGCACGTGCGACGGCTGCGCCACGCCCGCCGAGCAGGCCGAACCGGTGGAGACCGCGATGTCCTGCGCGTCGAGCAGCAGCAGCAGGGCGTCGCCCTCGCAGCCGGGGAAGCTGAAGTGGGCGTTGCCGGGGAGCCGGGGCGGCGCGTCGGCCGCGCCGGGGCGCGGCCCGTTGAGGACCGCGTCGGGCACCGCGGCGCATACCCGGTCGACCAGCTCGTCGCGCAGCAGCGACAGCCGCTGCGCCTCATGGGCCTGGTGCTTGACCGCGTGCTCGACCGCGACCGCGAACGACACGATCGCGGGCACGTCGAGGGTGCCGGACCGCACGTCGCGCTCCTGGCCGCCGCCGTGCATCAGCGGGGTGCACGGCACGTCCCGGCCGAGTAGCAGCGCGCCGACGCCCTGCGGGCCGCCGAGCTTGTGGCCGGTGACGGTGAGCGAGGCGGCGCCGCTGGCGCCGAAGTCGACGGGCACGTGGCCGACCGCCTGGATCGCGTCGGTGTGCAGCGGCACCCCGTGCGCGGC
This window encodes:
- the ligA gene encoding NAD-dependent DNA ligase LigA, encoding MGGYRARVSSEVTDQVKTRYAELVAQINDAQHRYYVDDAPTLSDAAYDKLMHELEALEAEHPELVSQDSPTQRVGAGQWLGFPSVDHAERMLSLDNAFNDEQLAAWATRAERDAGVPVRYLCELKIDGLAVNLTYEKGRLTRGATRGDGRTGEDVTANVRRIKGIPHQLAGDNPPDLVEVRGEIYFPAEAFKALNEAQVEAGDRTYVNPRNAAAGSLRQKDASVTGRRALKLIVHGIGARTGFEPTAQSDAYEQLKAWGLPTSERWKVVDSLDGVREYIANYAEQRHKLEHDIDGVVVKIDDTSVQAKLGATSRAPRWAIAYKYPPEEVNTKLLAIEVNVGRTGRVTPYAVLEPVYVGGVTVASATLHNQQEVVRKGVLIGDTVVIRRAGDVIPEVLGPVEALRDGTQTTWTMPPNCPSCGTALAPSKEADVDLRCPNTRYCKAQLVERITYLGGRDGFDIEGMGEKAAIALVGGDVIADEGGLFSLDEKQLAAAPFFLKKDGTLSANAIKLLANLEKAKSQQLWRVLTSLSIRHVGPTAARALADHFNSVEAIAAASLEQMSVVEDVGGTIAEAVREWFGEEWHAELVGKWRAAGVLMEQEPVADTGPKPLDGMSVVVTGTLEKYTRDTASDALVAIGAKVAGSVSKKTSFVVVGEDAGSKLDKALALGVPTLDEAGFEVLLTQGPDAARAYAEASRENG
- a CDS encoding ADP-ribosylglycohydrolase family protein; the protein is MRRVDRVRAASGSLFGLAYGDALGKPTEFRTYAQIVREHGPGGPRQLPDPALVTDDTQMALAVAWALHDAVEPSPEELEPLLRERFLTWAKSPDNNRAPGMTCLTACANLFEGGPWQRATVAGSKGCGANMRVTPVGLIGSYDLDTLGGVAQLQAGMTHGHPTALAAAELTALAVRLLRDGTPLADLPEVLRDHCADQRTDYRWDWLGDLWERPGATTPEDFAARGWDECAAALETLIRHAGRRDDGGDVSVLTGEGWVAEEALATGLLAALRHPDDPVAALGRAAATNGDSDSIACLAGAFLGAAGGMAIWPAAWAERIEYADQLDLLGTAWD
- a CDS encoding SDR family oxidoreductase, with the translated sequence MRIEGATALVTGANRGLGKAFVEELLARGAAKVYATARDVSTVTDPRVTPLALDITDPESVAAAARAAADVDLLINNAGIATGASVLGDEEGLRREMETNFFGPVRVTRLFAPVLAANGGGAVVNMLSVLSWLALPTTGGYSAAKSAAWAATNAQRMSLAEQGTTVTAVHVGYLDTEMAAHVDGPKVAPDKLAAQVLDAVEAGEPEVLGDDRSRMVKAALSGDLRDLYGSLG
- a CDS encoding helix-turn-helix domain-containing protein; translated protein: MAKRLYGQLCPVARSLDVLGERWTLLIVRELLLGPHRFKELLAVLPAMGTNRLSERLQALEQAGVVVRRPVPGAAELRAYELTPAGEALRPILMQLAAWGSTLPADDDADPGTARADLIALYLAGTRPAAPVGPPATWQLRVGGQTFHVRAEGTEVRVRTGTAPTPTDADVETDLPTFQQLVTGDLAVAEALARGSVDLRGDRQDLHRLIALLHRPAPNGTP
- a CDS encoding methionine synthase, producing MSEAEKPLWSAGSATGIGSLPGTDIAEAVKFTLGELPELAYLPELPGRGPGADMIGRGAAFLVGLPIELYTGRWRVAASAGRELRRSYDLLERDLDQLTEQAEGYTGTLKVQAAGPWTLASNIELPLGEAMLSDHGAARDLAESLAEGLKAHVADVRRRVPGATVLLQLDEPSLPAVLAGRVRTASTLHTYRSVPRSVIRETLTSVISAAGVPVIVHCCAPDAPLDLLREAGAAALAFDLDQLGGDRAKLDSLGEAVDAGLGLFTGVARTTAPASGRLPDAAALADRLRRLWRDLGFAEELLAARVVVTPACGLAGATPAYAQSVLKACRDAAHRLTEQ
- the mnmA gene encoding tRNA 2-thiouridine(34) synthase MnmA, producing the protein MRVLAAMSGGVDSAVAAARAVAAGYDVTGVHLALSKNAAAHRTGARGCCTLEDSRDARRAADVIGIPFYVWDMADRFHEDVVEDFVAEYAAGRTPNPCLRCNEKIKFAAVLDRALALGFDAVVTGHHARLGADGLLRRSVDLAKDQSYVLAVLNRAQLDHSIFPLGDSTKEQVRAEAHDRGLAVADKPDSHDICFIADGDTQGFLRKHLGSEPGDIVDAASGEVLGRHDGAYAYTVGQRKGLALGRPASDGKPRYVLSITPVTNTVTVGPAEALEVSQVDGARAVWTAGPPPVGPIECEVQLRAHGRPAPAVVELDGGALSARLRRPERGIAAGQAVVAYRPDPAGDVVLGSATITGAS
- a CDS encoding cysteine desulfurase family protein, with product MAYLDHAATTPMLPEALDAYAATAREVGNASSLHGPGRHARRRVEESRERIAAVLGARPSEVVFTSGGTESDNLAVKGMYWARRDAGRNRVLASAVEHHAVLDTVQWLADHEGAEVTWLPVDPAGRVRPEAVAEALDEAVALLTVMWANNEVGTVQPVSELAGLAAAHGVPLHTDAIQAVGHVPVDFGASGAASLTVTGHKLGGPQGVGALLLGRDVPCTPLMHGGGQERDVRSGTLDVPAIVSFAVAVEHAVKHQAHEAQRLSLLRDELVDRVCAAVPDAVLNGPRPGAADAPPRLPGNAHFSFPGCEGDALLLLLDAQDIAVSTGSACSAGVAQPSHVLLAMGADPLSARSSLRFTLGHTSTRDDIDRLLAALPAAVDRARRAAPTSR